The Devosia sp. YIM 151766 genome includes a region encoding these proteins:
- a CDS encoding DUF3995 domain-containing protein — MNMFIASLMFIALFAVSIAHLLWSFGRTWPIRNQKLLAQTVLGFKDVERMPRLASFAIAIGTFITGIFALSLADHDSGGGWLDVVGLGLAAIFLARGILGYTSWWAQLTPEPNFRLNDRRVYSPLCLFLGLGFIVLVYFRLS, encoded by the coding sequence ATGAACATGTTCATCGCCTCCCTCATGTTCATCGCCCTGTTCGCCGTTTCGATCGCCCATCTGCTCTGGTCATTCGGCCGGACCTGGCCGATCCGCAACCAGAAACTGCTGGCCCAGACCGTCCTGGGCTTCAAGGACGTCGAGCGCATGCCGCGGCTGGCCTCGTTCGCCATCGCCATCGGCACATTCATCACCGGTATCTTTGCCTTGTCCCTGGCCGACCACGATAGCGGCGGCGGGTGGCTGGACGTCGTCGGACTGGGCCTCGCCGCCATTTTCCTCGCGCGGGGCATTCTCGGCTATACGTCCTGGTGGGCGCAGCTCACGCCCGAGCCGAATTTCCGCCTCAACGACCGCCGCGTCTATTCCCCGCTCTGCCTGTTCCTCGGCCTCGGTTTCATCGTCCTGGTCTATTTCCGCCTGAGCTGA
- a CDS encoding MliC family protein, whose amino-acid sequence MSRAFALPLAAVVLAASTALTFAQATTGANLTLTLESAGDVERNVVTYQCDDEQALTVHYLNAAPNFLAIVPVEGQNIVFATTISGSGARYVAGPYEWWSHQGEATLRDLMQDEDSEPLATCSEVSNTP is encoded by the coding sequence ATGAGCCGCGCCTTCGCCCTGCCCCTTGCCGCTGTCGTTCTGGCGGCCTCCACCGCCCTGACTTTCGCCCAGGCCACGACCGGCGCCAATCTGACGCTTACGCTCGAAAGCGCCGGCGATGTCGAACGCAATGTCGTCACCTATCAATGCGACGACGAGCAGGCGCTGACGGTTCACTATCTCAATGCCGCCCCCAATTTCCTCGCCATCGTCCCGGTCGAGGGCCAGAACATCGTCTTTGCCACCACCATTTCCGGCTCCGGCGCCCGCTATGTGGCCGGCCCTTACGAATGGTGGAGCCATCAGGGCGAGGCGACCCTGCGCGACCTGATGCAGGATGAGGATTCCGAACCATTGGCCACGTGCAGCGAAGTCAGCAATACGCCCTGA
- the glgX gene encoding glycogen debranching protein GlgX encodes MSNQPQLVPQGGRTEHLGATVVEQGVNFAVYSESASAIWVCLFGEQDQEIGRFQLDVQQDNIHAGLIANVGPGARYGLRADGPYDPDQGFFFDPHKLLVDPYARFLDRTFVRSPRLRLAREDAVDTAPLVPKAIVQGTANKPALPRKKAPSLFYELNVRGFTMRHPSVQGPLRGTIAGLTTKRVIDHFKYLGVDTIQLMPTAAWIDEGHLPSLGLTNAWGYNPIVYSALDPRLAPRGPQEMRVMTDTYRKAGISVILDVVYNHTGEGDEQGPILSMMGLDPQTYYRFVEVDGKKWLVNDSGTGNTLRCDHPAVQRLVIESLRYYVEELGVSGFRFDLATILGREPGFNPDAAMLQKIKTDPVLSKAILVAEPWDPGPGGYALGKFGKEFQEHNDTFRDEVRAFWKGENGKIGSLAGKVSGSAEIFNVAGRKPRHGVNMLAVHDGFTLRDLVSYQDKHNEANGENNQDGHNNNQSWNCGVEGETDDPAINDARKRDVRAMLATLFLSRGIPLIQQGDEMYRTQQGNNNAYAQDNEITWLDWENGDGALVDFVSAVNAFRKAHPAISHDHWLLGQDRNGVRDVMWLHPDGREMNDGDWSDSGASVLGMHLRYKHDEVLVWFNRRVEPVNVRLPEGDWVVGVKSDITFVVAFSDGTATLPPRSVVALVRPDQ; translated from the coding sequence ATGTCCAATCAGCCGCAATTGGTGCCGCAGGGTGGCCGCACCGAACATCTTGGCGCTACCGTGGTCGAACAGGGCGTCAATTTCGCCGTCTATTCGGAAAGCGCCTCCGCCATATGGGTCTGCCTGTTCGGGGAGCAGGATCAGGAGATCGGCCGCTTCCAGCTCGATGTGCAGCAGGACAATATCCATGCCGGCCTGATCGCCAATGTCGGGCCCGGCGCGCGCTACGGCCTGCGCGCCGATGGGCCATACGATCCGGATCAGGGCTTTTTCTTCGATCCGCACAAATTGCTGGTCGATCCCTATGCGCGTTTCCTCGACCGCACCTTCGTGCGGTCGCCGAGGCTGCGTCTGGCGCGCGAAGATGCGGTGGATACGGCGCCCCTGGTTCCCAAGGCCATTGTGCAGGGCACCGCCAACAAGCCGGCTTTGCCGCGCAAGAAGGCGCCGAGCCTGTTCTATGAACTCAATGTGCGCGGCTTCACCATGCGCCATCCCAGCGTGCAGGGTCCGTTGCGCGGCACCATCGCGGGGCTGACCACCAAGCGGGTGATCGATCATTTCAAATATCTGGGGGTCGATACCATCCAGTTGATGCCGACCGCCGCCTGGATCGACGAGGGGCATCTGCCCTCGCTGGGGCTGACCAATGCCTGGGGCTATAACCCGATCGTCTATTCGGCTCTCGATCCGCGGCTGGCGCCGCGCGGCCCGCAGGAAATGCGGGTCATGACCGACACCTATCGCAAGGCCGGCATCTCGGTCATTCTCGATGTGGTCTATAACCACACCGGCGAGGGCGATGAGCAGGGGCCGATCCTCTCGATGATGGGGCTCGATCCCCAGACCTATTACCGCTTCGTCGAGGTGGATGGGAAAAAGTGGCTCGTCAACGATTCCGGCACCGGCAATACGCTGCGCTGCGACCATCCTGCCGTGCAGAGGCTGGTGATCGAGAGTCTGCGCTATTACGTCGAGGAACTGGGCGTCTCCGGCTTCCGCTTCGATCTCGCCACCATTCTGGGCCGCGAGCCGGGCTTTAACCCGGATGCGGCAATGCTCCAGAAGATCAAGACCGATCCGGTGCTGAGCAAGGCAATCCTGGTGGCCGAACCCTGGGATCCGGGACCGGGCGGCTACGCATTGGGCAAGTTCGGCAAGGAATTCCAGGAACACAACGATACGTTCCGCGACGAGGTTCGCGCCTTCTGGAAGGGCGAAAACGGCAAGATCGGTTCGCTGGCCGGCAAGGTCTCGGGTTCCGCCGAGATTTTCAACGTGGCGGGACGCAAGCCGCGCCATGGCGTCAATATGCTGGCGGTGCACGATGGATTCACGTTGCGCGACCTGGTGAGCTATCAGGACAAGCACAACGAGGCCAATGGCGAGAACAACCAGGACGGCCATAACAATAACCAATCCTGGAATTGCGGCGTCGAGGGGGAAACCGACGATCCGGCGATCAATGACGCCCGGAAGCGCGATGTCCGCGCCATGCTGGCGACCTTGTTCCTGTCGCGCGGCATCCCGTTGATCCAGCAGGGCGATGAGATGTATCGCACCCAGCAGGGCAACAACAATGCCTATGCCCAGGACAACGAGATCACCTGGCTCGATTGGGAGAACGGCGACGGCGCGCTGGTGGACTTCGTCTCGGCCGTCAATGCGTTCCGCAAGGCGCATCCGGCGATCAGCCACGATCACTGGCTCTTGGGGCAGGATCGCAACGGCGTTCGCGACGTGATGTGGCTGCATCCCGATGGCCGCGAGATGAACGATGGCGACTGGAGCGATTCCGGCGCTTCGGTGCTGGGCATGCATCTGCGCTACAAGCACGACGAGGTGCTGGTCTGGTTCAATCGGCGCGTCGAGCCGGTCAATGTCCGCTTGCCGGAAGGCGATTGGGTGGTGGGCGTCAAATCGGATATCACCTTCGTCGTCGCCTTCAGCGACGGAACCGCCACCTTGCCGCCCCGCAGCGTCGTGGCCCTGGTGCGGCCGGATCAATAG